One stretch of Narcine bancroftii isolate sNarBan1 chromosome 8, sNarBan1.hap1, whole genome shotgun sequence DNA includes these proteins:
- the LOC138741294 gene encoding forkhead box protein O3-like isoform X3: MHQLQNSIRHNLSLHSRFIRVQNEGTGKSSWWMLNPDGGKTGKSPRRRAVSMDNNSKFLKSKRGANKKKALLQTTQEGNEGSPSSQHTKWSGSPSSHASDDFDPWTDFRSRANSAASTLSGRLSPILANSELDELEDDDQTPSSPLLYPSPSSALSPSVSSRCSVELPRLADMAGTINLNEALTENLLEELQDNYNMSPTQHIPSPCLRQRSSSFSFGSKCSTIGSQTATYSTTMYSQPPMTMLRHSPMQTIQENKQVTFSTINHYGNRMLQDLLTPESLRHKEVMMTQSDPLMPQASAAVTSQNQRQMVMCSDPALSPFNAQSPRLMNGDPFHHPSAAQQNSAVSNGALSNRISLLHMHSDAGNIASVAHHLHSQLHSLASHGMQMEATESRLNPCHGGIHAAAISQDKFPTDLDLDMFHGSLECDVESIILNEFMDNEELDFNFDCATPTQNVGINIATLPTGPQTTSQSWVPG, encoded by the coding sequence AACTCAATCCGACACAACCTCTCCCTGCACAGCAGATTCATTCGAGTGCAGAATGAAGGCACAGGCAAAAGCTCATGGTGGATGCTAAACCCTGATGGAGGAAAGACTGGAAAATCTCCCCGGAGACGTGCAGTTTCCATGGACAACAACAGTAAATTTCTAAAGAGCAAGCGAGGGGCAAACAAGAAGAAAGCCTTGCTCCAGACTACACAGGAAGGGAATGAAGGCAGTCCTTCCTCACAGCACACAAAGTGGTCAGGAAGCCCTAGTTCACATGCCAGTGACGACTTTGATCCATGGACTGACTTCAGATCTCGTGCAAACTCAGCAGCAAGCACGCTGAGTGGTCGTTTATCTCCCATCCTGGCCAATTCTGAATTAGACGAACTGGAAGATGATGACCAGACACCATCTTCCCCACTCCTCTACCCCAGTCCTTCCAGCGCCTTATCTCCCTCGGTCAGCTCAAGGTGCTCTGTGGAACTCCCAAGGTTAGCCGACATGGCCGGcacaataaatttgaatgaaGCCTTAACGGAGAATCTTCTTGAGGAACTGCAGGACAACTACAACATGAGTCCAACACAGCACATCCCTTCTCCGTGCCTCCGGCAACGTAGTTCCAGCTTCTCTTTTGGATCCAAGTGCTCCACCATCGGAAGTCAGACAGCTACGTACAGTACTACCATGTACAGCCAACCTCCCATGACAATGCTACGCCACTCGCCCATGCAGACAATCCAGGAGAACAAACAAGTCACTTTCTCAACCATCAACCACTATGGGAACCGTATGTTGCAAGATCTTTTGACACCTGAATCGCTCCGGCATAAGGAAGTCATGATGACTCAGTCAGATCCTTTGATGCCACAGGCCAGCGCAGCAGTAACATCACAGAACCAGAGACAAATGGTGATGTGTAGCGATCCAGCATTATCGCCATTCAATGCCCAGTCGCCTCGATTAATGAATGGCGATCCATTTCACCACCCCTCAGCAGCACAGCAGAACTCTGCTGTCAGTAACGGTGCCTTATCCAATCGTATCAGCCTTCTGCACATGCACTCTGATGCTGGTAACATCGCCTCGGTTGCACACCACCTCCACAGCCAGCTCCACTCCCTTGCCAGTCACGGCATGCAAATGGAAGCCACGGAGTCCAGGTTGAACCCTTGCCATGGAGGAATTCATGCAGCTGCCATCAGTCAGGATAAATTCCCCACCGACCTTGACCTAGATATGTTTCACGGCAGTTTGGAGTGCGATGTGGAATCTATCATTCTCAATGAGTTCATGGACAATGAAGAGCTTGATTTCAATTTTGACTGTGCCACGCCAACTCAAAACGTAGGCATTAACATAGCCACCCTCCCCACTGGTCCACAAACCACAAGCCAGAGTTGGGTGCCAGGGTGA
- the LOC138741294 gene encoding forkhead box protein O3-like isoform X2 — translation MPSSQVQVASPVACVRRAHSHAENSIRHNLSLHSRFIRVQNEGTGKSSWWMLNPDGGKTGKSPRRRAVSMDNNSKFLKSKRGANKKKALLQTTQEGNEGSPSSQHTKWSGSPSSHASDDFDPWTDFRSRANSAASTLSGRLSPILANSELDELEDDDQTPSSPLLYPSPSSALSPSVSSRCSVELPRLADMAGTINLNEALTENLLEELQDNYNMSPTQHIPSPCLRQRSSSFSFGSKCSTIGSQTATYSTTMYSQPPMTMLRHSPMQTIQENKQVTFSTINHYGNRMLQDLLTPESLRHKEVMMTQSDPLMPQASAAVTSQNQRQMVMCSDPALSPFNAQSPRLMNGDPFHHPSAAQQNSAVSNGALSNRISLLHMHSDAGNIASVAHHLHSQLHSLASHGMQMEATESRLNPCHGGIHAAAISQDKFPTDLDLDMFHGSLECDVESIILNEFMDNEELDFNFDCATPTQNVGINIATLPTGPQTTSQSWVPG, via the coding sequence AACTCAATCCGACACAACCTCTCCCTGCACAGCAGATTCATTCGAGTGCAGAATGAAGGCACAGGCAAAAGCTCATGGTGGATGCTAAACCCTGATGGAGGAAAGACTGGAAAATCTCCCCGGAGACGTGCAGTTTCCATGGACAACAACAGTAAATTTCTAAAGAGCAAGCGAGGGGCAAACAAGAAGAAAGCCTTGCTCCAGACTACACAGGAAGGGAATGAAGGCAGTCCTTCCTCACAGCACACAAAGTGGTCAGGAAGCCCTAGTTCACATGCCAGTGACGACTTTGATCCATGGACTGACTTCAGATCTCGTGCAAACTCAGCAGCAAGCACGCTGAGTGGTCGTTTATCTCCCATCCTGGCCAATTCTGAATTAGACGAACTGGAAGATGATGACCAGACACCATCTTCCCCACTCCTCTACCCCAGTCCTTCCAGCGCCTTATCTCCCTCGGTCAGCTCAAGGTGCTCTGTGGAACTCCCAAGGTTAGCCGACATGGCCGGcacaataaatttgaatgaaGCCTTAACGGAGAATCTTCTTGAGGAACTGCAGGACAACTACAACATGAGTCCAACACAGCACATCCCTTCTCCGTGCCTCCGGCAACGTAGTTCCAGCTTCTCTTTTGGATCCAAGTGCTCCACCATCGGAAGTCAGACAGCTACGTACAGTACTACCATGTACAGCCAACCTCCCATGACAATGCTACGCCACTCGCCCATGCAGACAATCCAGGAGAACAAACAAGTCACTTTCTCAACCATCAACCACTATGGGAACCGTATGTTGCAAGATCTTTTGACACCTGAATCGCTCCGGCATAAGGAAGTCATGATGACTCAGTCAGATCCTTTGATGCCACAGGCCAGCGCAGCAGTAACATCACAGAACCAGAGACAAATGGTGATGTGTAGCGATCCAGCATTATCGCCATTCAATGCCCAGTCGCCTCGATTAATGAATGGCGATCCATTTCACCACCCCTCAGCAGCACAGCAGAACTCTGCTGTCAGTAACGGTGCCTTATCCAATCGTATCAGCCTTCTGCACATGCACTCTGATGCTGGTAACATCGCCTCGGTTGCACACCACCTCCACAGCCAGCTCCACTCCCTTGCCAGTCACGGCATGCAAATGGAAGCCACGGAGTCCAGGTTGAACCCTTGCCATGGAGGAATTCATGCAGCTGCCATCAGTCAGGATAAATTCCCCACCGACCTTGACCTAGATATGTTTCACGGCAGTTTGGAGTGCGATGTGGAATCTATCATTCTCAATGAGTTCATGGACAATGAAGAGCTTGATTTCAATTTTGACTGTGCCACGCCAACTCAAAACGTAGGCATTAACATAGCCACCCTCCCCACTGGTCCACAAACCACAAGCCAGAGTTGGGTGCCAGGGTGA